One Primulina huaijiensis isolate GDHJ02 chromosome 8, ASM1229523v2, whole genome shotgun sequence genomic region harbors:
- the LOC140982439 gene encoding heat shock cognate 70 kDa protein-like, whose protein sequence is MAGEREGPAIGIDLGTTYSCVAVWHHGDVEIIPNDEGNRITPSYVAFNETECLIGHAAENVVDINPANTIFDAKRLIGRRFSDPLVQKDSMLWPFKVISSHDDKPMIVVTYKGEEIQFAAEQISSMLLTKMKEIAEVFLGCAVKNAVISVPAYFNGSQRQLIKEAGTIAGLNILRLIAEPTAAAIAYGLQKKYSNTSPINVLVFDLGGGNLDVSVLTIENSIFQVKAVAGDTHLGGEDFDNRMVDYFVEEVKRKHKKDISGNPRTLRRLRTACERAKRNLSFMAHTTIAFEHLYDGIDFEYKLTR, encoded by the exons ATGGCTGGAGAAAGGGAAGGACCGGCGATAGGAATCGATTTGGGTACCACTTATTCATGCGTAGCGGTGTGGCACCATGGTGACGTGGAGATCATACCCAATGATGAGGGCAATCGTATTACTCCTTCTTATGTAGCTTTCAATGAAACCGAATGTCTCATTGGCCATGCCGCCGAGAATGTCGTCGACATTAACCCCGCTAACACTATTTTTG ATGCTAAAAGATTGATTGGTAGGAGATTTAGCGACCCTTTGGTCCAGAAAGATTCGATGCTTTGGCCATTTAAAGTCATCTCGAGTCACGATGATAAGCCCATGATTGTGGTTACGTACAAAGGTGAAGAGATACAATTTGCTGCCGAACAGATTTCTTCCATGCTCCTCACCAAGATGAAGGAGATCGCAGAAGTTTTTCTTGGTTGTGCAGTAAAAAATGCGGTTATTTCCGTACCTGCCTACTTCAACGGTTCCCAGAGGCAGTTGATCAAGGAGGCGGGAACCATTGCTGGGCTCAATATCTTACGTCTCATTGCTGAACCAACTGCCGCAGCGATTGCATATGGTCTCCAAAAAAAATATAGCAACACGAGCCCAATAAACGTACTTGTTTTTGACCTTGGTGGCGGTAACTTGGATGTGTCTGTTCTCACCATCGAGAATAGTATCTTTCAGGTCAAGGCTGTTGCTGGCGACACACACCTTGGAGGAGAAGATTTTGACAATAGAATGGTCGACTATTTTGTTGAAGAAGTCAAGAGAAAGCACAAAAAGGACATAAGCGGCAACCCCCGCACATTAAGAAGGTTGAGAACTGCTTGTGAGAGAGCCAAGAGAAATCTGTCTTTTATGGCACATACAACTATTGCTTTTGAACATTTGTATGATGGAATCGATTTTGAATATAAACTAACCCGATAA